A window from Mycobacterium saskatchewanense encodes these proteins:
- a CDS encoding DUF732 domain-containing protein, with translation MSASTAIALADATDDAFIAQMQKLGFTWPAGDDSDIIAMGHQICADRNGGKTPDQIATDIHSTLGPKGITFADVTSMVSAAESNYCPG, from the coding sequence TTGTCGGCGAGCACGGCGATTGCGCTCGCCGATGCCACCGACGACGCGTTCATCGCGCAAATGCAAAAGCTCGGATTCACCTGGCCCGCAGGGGACGACTCAGACATCATCGCGATGGGCCACCAGATCTGCGCCGACCGCAATGGCGGCAAGACGCCGGACCAGATCGCGACCGACATTCACAGCACGTTGGGCCCCAAGGGCATCACTTTCGCCGACGTCACCTCGATGGTGAGCGCCGCGGAATCCAACTACTGCCCGGGTTAA
- a CDS encoding PPOX class F420-dependent oxidoreductase, translating into MAGNEIARLGDAKFVSLTTFKRDGNPVASPMWAVRDGDLLWFWTPAEAVKVKRIRRDARVSLAPCGRTGKVPGGQAVADGTAEVITEPGEVARIESLVKRKYGLEYRLVTLIETIAARGRKPRVVLRVTLAGTTA; encoded by the coding sequence ATGGCCGGAAACGAGATAGCGCGACTCGGAGACGCGAAGTTCGTTTCCTTGACGACGTTCAAGCGCGACGGGAACCCCGTCGCCTCGCCGATGTGGGCCGTGCGCGACGGCGACCTGCTGTGGTTCTGGACGCCGGCGGAGGCGGTGAAGGTCAAGCGAATTCGACGCGACGCGCGGGTCTCCCTGGCTCCCTGCGGCCGGACGGGCAAGGTGCCCGGCGGTCAAGCCGTCGCCGACGGCACGGCCGAGGTCATCACCGAACCCGGGGAAGTCGCCCGCATCGAATCGCTCGTCAAGCGCAAGTACGGGCTCGAATACCGGCTTGTCACGCTCATCGAAACTATTGCGGCCCGCGGCCGCAAACCGCGGGTGGTCCTGCGGGTCACGTTGGCGGGAACCACCGCGTAG